The following proteins are co-located in the Leptospira weilii genome:
- a CDS encoding LIC11086 family outer membrane transporter, translated as MKHNIIIFYFFIFLPCIFSLEAHHTGMGGNEQSSTRFVDPFTGKREKPANYVVFTQDFFKQTNENSNIHTTTFFGEMNLKNGMFALNLSAPYTYYEQKNRSDAARIGKTYVGVKYLPLVDFQKNYFIVLSANVGFPSGPDTDKFTGGNYYSGIPGLTLGYLLGKFSFVVRISGIFPLSKSQPTNLQDNDGIVYWLRNPSSSPPEETYLLKKTSLFSGYVTYLWKPGLSFFTGFLYRSPYEGVDLKRTNQGKVPAIFREVSFGFSANISEKLNFNLSYRYPLYRGDDYRLYDYAITAAVSIEISESESSKPKTEEEIKRESTESESPQNAK; from the coding sequence ATGAAACATAATATTATTATATTCTACTTTTTCATTTTTTTACCGTGCATATTTTCGCTCGAGGCGCATCACACCGGAATGGGAGGCAACGAACAATCCTCCACCCGTTTCGTGGACCCGTTCACCGGCAAAAGGGAAAAGCCCGCAAACTATGTGGTTTTCACCCAGGACTTCTTCAAACAAACGAACGAAAATAGCAATATCCACACGACCACCTTTTTCGGAGAAATGAACCTTAAAAACGGAATGTTCGCTCTGAATCTAAGTGCTCCCTACACGTATTACGAGCAGAAAAATCGCTCCGACGCCGCAAGAATCGGCAAAACATACGTGGGCGTAAAATATCTGCCTTTGGTCGATTTTCAAAAAAATTATTTCATTGTTCTCAGCGCGAATGTGGGTTTTCCGTCCGGTCCGGATACGGATAAATTTACGGGGGGAAATTATTATTCCGGCATTCCCGGTCTCACCTTGGGCTATCTTTTAGGTAAGTTTAGTTTTGTAGTGAGAATCAGCGGTATATTTCCACTTTCAAAATCACAACCAACCAATCTTCAGGACAACGACGGCATCGTTTATTGGCTCAGAAATCCGTCTTCTTCGCCGCCCGAAGAAACGTATCTTCTTAAAAAAACGAGTCTATTTTCCGGATACGTTACGTATCTTTGGAAGCCCGGTCTTTCTTTTTTTACCGGTTTTTTATATAGGTCTCCGTACGAAGGCGTCGATCTCAAAAGAACGAATCAGGGTAAAGTTCCGGCAATTTTTAGAGAAGTCAGTTTCGGATTCTCCGCGAACATTTCCGAAAAACTCAACTTCAATCTTTCGTATCGTTATCCGCTCTATCGCGGAGACGATTATAGATTGTACGATTACGCGATTACGGCCGCGGTCTCGATCGAAATCTCGGAATCGGAAAGCTCCAAACCGAAAACCGAAGAAGAAATTAAAAGAGAATCCACCGAGTCGGAAAGCCCGCAAAATGCGAAATAA
- the lsa30 gene encoding laminin/fibronectin-binding adhesin Lsa30 has product MTRNTAILFKLLFFCIFFGNCTFGSVGDSRKEDAKMLQRLLILFNERPASFETLLYYTDDQQDSNIGNFDVVSEATVYNLQLQPGSKIFWDGVSIRVNPNPVPTVPGQTRTFDAGDHSAKSHTPYTVPLDLPVASPYGQEYGTPSFNDSNLETATETILMGDVHTSSVPLISGIPSGYLASVKYKINSINLTFQIVAPAAKTVRLQIPSFTLELFPRCRFDITPEKPGSFPAIWRSNGIFQDRGSVSILNSISALPNPVDINPYQNSNLYDLILANFRQQDRVVYQIGCNLF; this is encoded by the coding sequence ATGACCCGAAACACAGCGATCCTTTTTAAACTTCTCTTTTTCTGCATCTTCTTTGGAAACTGCACCTTCGGTTCCGTAGGAGACTCTAGAAAAGAAGACGCAAAGATGTTACAGAGGCTTTTGATTCTTTTCAACGAAAGACCGGCCTCGTTCGAAACCCTTCTGTATTATACGGACGATCAACAAGATTCTAATATAGGAAATTTTGATGTGGTTTCCGAGGCAACCGTCTATAATCTTCAGCTGCAACCGGGTTCCAAGATTTTTTGGGACGGAGTTTCCATTCGAGTCAATCCGAATCCAGTACCTACGGTTCCCGGACAGACAAGAACTTTCGACGCGGGAGATCATTCCGCCAAGTCCCACACTCCGTATACGGTTCCTTTGGATTTGCCGGTCGCTTCTCCCTACGGACAAGAATACGGAACGCCTTCGTTTAACGATTCGAATTTAGAAACGGCCACGGAAACGATTCTCATGGGAGACGTTCATACTTCTTCGGTTCCTCTAATATCGGGAATTCCCTCCGGTTATCTTGCTTCCGTGAAGTATAAAATCAACTCCATCAACTTAACTTTCCAAATCGTCGCTCCCGCGGCAAAAACAGTAAGGCTACAAATACCCTCCTTCACGCTGGAACTCTTTCCAAGATGTAGGTTTGATATAACGCCCGAAAAACCGGGAAGCTTTCCGGCAATCTGGAGATCCAACGGAATCTTTCAGGATCGGGGTTCCGTTTCAATCTTAAATTCGATTTCCGCACTCCCGAATCCGGTGGATATCAATCCTTATCAAAACTCGAATCTATACGATCTGATTTTGGCAAACTTCCGACAGCAAGACCGGGTTGTATATCAAATAGGTTGCAATCTATTTTAA
- a CDS encoding MbnH family di-heme enzyme, which produces MKFLLYSISLLFLIQCGSGILPFAPFDKKKSDLNEALLLLLIPQNSYVWNLPPGFPVPVVPASNPMTQEKVDLGRFLFYDKKLSGNQTQSCASCHKQSIAFTDGLTTAVGSTGGVHPRNTQGIINVAYNARQTWVNPTLKDLEDQMLVPMFGEHPVELGLANRENEMLDRLRAENRYQTLFRKAFPFEDPFSVSNVVKAIACFERTLISGRSPYDKFLYDGNVAALGNQRASVIRGAQIFFSEKGECFHCHGGFNFAETSVHVGAVTAEVTFHNNGLYNIGGTRDYPPDNQGLYEFTGVISDKGKFRAPSIRNIELTAPYMHDGSIDTLENVVEHYNAGGRNVIGGPHAGDGRANPNKNGFVFAIGLTAGEKTDLVNFLKSLTDTEFVNDPKHSDPF; this is translated from the coding sequence ATGAAGTTTTTATTATATTCTATTTCTTTGCTATTCTTGATTCAGTGCGGATCTGGAATTCTTCCTTTCGCTCCTTTCGACAAGAAGAAATCGGATCTTAACGAAGCTCTTCTGCTTCTATTGATTCCGCAAAACTCGTACGTTTGGAATCTACCTCCCGGATTTCCGGTTCCGGTCGTTCCGGCTTCCAATCCGATGACTCAAGAGAAGGTGGACCTCGGCAGATTCTTATTTTATGATAAAAAGCTTTCGGGTAACCAAACTCAGTCTTGCGCGTCTTGTCACAAACAATCGATCGCGTTTACGGACGGCTTAACGACCGCCGTCGGTTCCACGGGAGGCGTTCATCCCAGAAACACACAGGGAATCATCAATGTTGCGTATAACGCCCGTCAAACATGGGTCAATCCGACTCTAAAAGACCTGGAAGACCAGATGCTCGTTCCGATGTTCGGCGAACATCCCGTGGAACTAGGCCTTGCCAATCGGGAAAACGAAATGCTTGATCGTTTGAGAGCGGAGAATCGGTACCAAACCTTGTTTCGAAAAGCCTTTCCGTTCGAAGATCCTTTTTCCGTTTCCAACGTGGTAAAAGCGATCGCCTGTTTTGAAAGAACTCTCATATCGGGGCGCTCTCCTTATGATAAATTTTTGTACGACGGAAACGTTGCGGCACTCGGTAACCAAAGAGCTTCCGTCATTCGTGGGGCTCAGATTTTCTTTTCGGAAAAAGGAGAATGTTTTCATTGCCACGGAGGTTTTAACTTCGCCGAAACGAGCGTCCATGTCGGAGCCGTTACCGCGGAAGTCACTTTTCATAACAACGGCCTTTACAACATCGGCGGAACCAGAGACTATCCTCCCGACAATCAGGGTTTGTACGAGTTTACGGGAGTGATCTCCGATAAAGGCAAATTCCGGGCGCCTTCCATTAGAAATATTGAATTGACCGCCCCTTACATGCACGACGGCTCGATCGACACTCTGGAGAACGTAGTGGAACACTACAACGCAGGGGGAAGAAATGTCATTGGCGGACCCCACGCCGGAGACGGGAGAGCCAATCCGAACAAAAACGGTTTTGTGTTCGCGATCGGCCTTACCGCCGGGGAAAAAACGGACCTCGTGAATTTCTTGAAAAGTTTAACGGATACGGAATTCGTAAATGACCCGAAACACAGCGATCCTTTTTAA
- a CDS encoding MbnP family copper-binding protein: MTKKVLVFGFIVSACLSFVYCPWDKKKDDSNLTAISALLSLGNQGIQFSAYAGTQKLECGQTLRGHARSSESLSFIPIAHIAESTTFQLHDFRFFVHGVTLIQNSGEEIPLSLNQDGKFQSGDVALLDFENKTGKCNGTSETNHLVSAFIPPDTYKGIKFIVGLPENKNHLDADNQLPPLNNSGMYWGWTSGYKFLKLDFETAETLEASVHIGSANCVGAGSSSTCARANRIPVTLTPDGGFNPSTQEIKINVQALLQGIDLQANANAAMCMSGIIGATSIGCPIIFSNIGLDLNAGTPITPARTVFSIKAKN, encoded by the coding sequence ATGACTAAAAAAGTTTTAGTCTTTGGGTTCATTGTTTCAGCTTGTCTTTCTTTCGTTTATTGTCCTTGGGATAAAAAAAAGGACGATTCCAATCTGACGGCGATCTCGGCCCTGCTCTCCCTTGGAAATCAGGGAATTCAATTTTCCGCTTACGCCGGAACACAAAAATTAGAATGCGGCCAAACGCTCCGAGGTCATGCAAGAAGCTCGGAAAGTCTTTCTTTTATTCCCATCGCGCACATAGCCGAAAGTACGACGTTTCAACTGCACGACTTTCGTTTTTTTGTTCACGGAGTTACCTTGATTCAAAACTCGGGAGAAGAAATTCCTCTCTCTCTAAATCAGGACGGAAAATTCCAATCCGGAGATGTCGCCCTTTTGGATTTCGAAAACAAAACCGGCAAGTGTAACGGAACTTCCGAAACCAACCATCTCGTTTCGGCTTTCATACCTCCGGACACCTACAAAGGAATCAAGTTCATCGTAGGATTGCCTGAAAACAAAAACCATTTGGATGCCGACAACCAACTCCCTCCTCTCAACAACTCTGGAATGTACTGGGGGTGGACGAGCGGTTATAAATTCCTAAAATTGGATTTTGAAACCGCCGAAACCTTAGAAGCCTCAGTCCATATCGGATCGGCAAACTGCGTGGGAGCGGGAAGTTCCAGCACTTGCGCGAGGGCAAATCGGATTCCGGTTACATTAACTCCCGACGGCGGTTTCAACCCTTCCACTCAAGAAATCAAGATTAACGTTCAGGCATTATTGCAAGGAATCGATCTCCAGGCAAATGCGAACGCTGCGATGTGTATGTCCGGAATTATCGGTGCGACGAGTATCGGTTGCCCGATCATCTTTTCGAACATCGGTTTGGATTTGAACGCGGGCACTCCGATCACACCGGCTCGAACCGTTTTTTCGATCAAAGCTAAAAATTAA
- a CDS encoding LIC_11090 family protein, with translation MKFSLSILLSASILFQTIVFSSGLFGCILAEKAKICECNHRSKMQKHSNEEDKSFSKKVLSENRSVVSKKLPNCHSAKSGEVHVCSCKKTENKLSQLSAFYSTLFSPKQGANIEHNPDFIQIIILEYSNSGILSFFSPLKPPRFS, from the coding sequence ATGAAATTTTCCCTTTCCATCCTTTTATCCGCTTCCATCTTATTCCAAACAATTGTTTTTTCCAGCGGTCTCTTCGGTTGTATTCTCGCAGAAAAGGCCAAAATCTGCGAATGCAACCACAGAAGCAAAATGCAGAAACACTCGAACGAAGAAGACAAAAGTTTCTCTAAAAAGGTCCTCTCCGAAAATCGATCGGTCGTTTCCAAGAAACTCCCGAATTGTCATTCCGCAAAATCGGGAGAAGTTCACGTTTGTTCCTGCAAAAAGACGGAAAATAAACTCTCTCAACTGAGCGCATTTTACTCGACCCTTTTTTCTCCGAAACAAGGAGCCAATATCGAGCATAACCCCGACTTCATTCAAATCATTATTTTAGAATATTCTAATTCTGGAATTCTGTCTTTTTTCTCCCCGCTAAAACCCCCTCGATTCTCTTAA
- a CDS encoding STAS domain-containing protein, with protein MQQLEESTIYPNKNSFRVEFRRNICSVETDEIQEILSQIREIRPDNVILDMTPVVAIPSMVLNRILKFISELKKDQIQVSEVKLSEGLQLVFSRLKIDLG; from the coding sequence ATGCAGCAGTTGGAAGAGTCCACAATCTACCCTAATAAAAATTCCTTTCGAGTCGAATTTCGCAGGAATATTTGTTCCGTAGAAACCGATGAAATTCAGGAAATTCTTTCTCAAATCCGGGAAATCCGTCCGGATAATGTTATTTTAGATATGACTCCCGTGGTGGCGATTCCCTCCATGGTTCTCAATCGCATTTTAAAATTTATTTCCGAATTGAAAAAAGATCAAATTCAAGTTTCGGAAGTGAAACTGAGCGAAGGCTTACAACTTGTGTTTTCCAGACTCAAGATTGATTTAGGATGA
- a CDS encoding O-antigen ligase family protein, with the protein MKSWIRSPFLAASLSLGFKFFFWAVFGILLILPLFSFYPWKFRIVFVFLFVCFAVLDVLFPLVATFFLAASGVVFGNHPGGRFLELQDCLWIFWCIRGIVENYFRGNKIFTDTFWKHPIGILLLLFFGAGALSLIANPDLFLDFRFYQKGWFWFLHSTELEPAYPIKLLFLGILFLFGLIARKNWLGSVPAFSATNPVYRVFALGVVAGMIVSIAVGWLEYFSQTVKSILNFYHYWLDGYKLFALSHSLIPSLKRFLPKFGIQSLFWNRSWFSIYLISGLPFLFYWVFARSKYSKTGILKKMQILKNGGLSPGLGKWLFLSAVLLVLGVTFFWIGARGGMFSFLTFCVLSVFILPFFLVKNRNTSRTFAAVLASHFVVGGILFPLSVIWMRAGSVDPERFSHFLAGLTLGIGKPLLGGGFESYGWYNECCLNLEARSSLYHTTHNQFLQIFSGLGITGVVFYSLLWFFLFYELLKFRKSDRSILVSSVFFSSVAAVFVYSFFQEWFYLRAVYFQWIALFPFFTETKVSTFVAKRYSCFNRRNIIISLCLVLVLLFSSWFFFPTKMFRSGVYFPPGKSEYKAWILEGSGKMTLASRPELYFVTQNREMDRRSKLSISISGGYRKIYPRTIKGFKGEYMAFRTVKGKNILKTECILHQNTDPLRTLNFWSRRLLDPEPRKICSQIRIRKKIHSPAKKVLRKRFKKRS; encoded by the coding sequence ATGAAAAGTTGGATTCGAAGTCCATTTCTTGCGGCGTCTTTGTCTCTTGGCTTCAAATTCTTTTTCTGGGCTGTCTTTGGAATTCTATTAATTCTCCCTTTATTCTCTTTCTATCCTTGGAAATTTAGAATCGTTTTTGTTTTTCTTTTTGTATGTTTTGCCGTCTTGGACGTTTTGTTTCCGTTGGTTGCGACTTTTTTTCTCGCGGCTTCGGGGGTCGTTTTTGGAAATCATCCCGGAGGAAGATTTCTGGAATTGCAGGATTGTCTTTGGATTTTCTGGTGTATTCGCGGAATCGTAGAAAACTACTTTCGGGGAAATAAGATTTTTACGGATACGTTTTGGAAACATCCGATCGGAATTCTATTACTTTTGTTCTTCGGCGCGGGGGCTTTGAGTCTTATCGCGAATCCGGATTTGTTTTTGGATTTTCGCTTTTATCAAAAGGGTTGGTTTTGGTTTTTACATTCTACCGAATTGGAACCCGCTTACCCGATTAAACTTTTGTTTTTGGGAATATTATTTTTATTCGGATTGATTGCTCGTAAGAATTGGTTGGGAAGTGTTCCTGCTTTTTCTGCTACGAACCCGGTTTATCGTGTTTTTGCGTTGGGAGTAGTCGCCGGTATGATCGTATCGATAGCCGTCGGTTGGTTGGAATATTTTTCGCAGACCGTAAAATCAATATTAAATTTTTATCATTATTGGTTGGACGGATATAAACTCTTCGCCTTGTCTCATTCTCTAATTCCTTCCTTGAAACGATTTTTACCGAAATTTGGAATTCAGTCCTTGTTTTGGAACCGGAGTTGGTTTTCGATCTATTTGATTTCGGGCCTTCCTTTTTTGTTTTATTGGGTTTTTGCAAGATCGAAATATTCTAAAACCGGAATATTAAAAAAAATGCAAATTTTGAAAAATGGCGGATTATCGCCCGGATTGGGAAAGTGGCTTTTCTTGTCGGCTGTTCTTTTAGTTTTAGGAGTGACGTTTTTTTGGATTGGGGCCAGAGGAGGTATGTTTTCTTTTTTGACGTTTTGTGTTCTTTCCGTTTTTATTCTCCCTTTCTTTCTTGTTAAAAATCGAAATACGTCCCGTACTTTTGCGGCGGTTTTGGCTTCTCATTTCGTTGTCGGAGGAATTTTATTTCCGCTTTCCGTAATTTGGATGCGTGCGGGTTCGGTAGATCCGGAAAGGTTTTCTCATTTTTTAGCGGGGCTGACGCTTGGGATTGGAAAGCCTTTGTTAGGCGGAGGTTTTGAGAGTTACGGGTGGTACAACGAATGTTGTTTAAACCTCGAAGCAAGATCGTCTTTGTATCATACGACTCACAATCAGTTCTTGCAGATTTTTTCCGGTCTCGGAATAACAGGAGTGGTATTTTATTCTTTGTTATGGTTTTTTCTTTTTTATGAGTTGTTGAAGTTCAGAAAAAGCGATCGATCCATTCTGGTTTCCTCTGTTTTTTTCTCTTCCGTTGCGGCCGTATTTGTGTATTCCTTCTTTCAAGAATGGTTCTATTTGAGAGCCGTTTATTTTCAATGGATCGCTTTGTTCCCATTTTTTACGGAAACAAAGGTTTCTACGTTCGTTGCGAAACGGTATTCGTGTTTTAATCGCAGAAATATTATAATTTCTTTATGTTTGGTTTTGGTTTTACTGTTTAGTTCCTGGTTTTTTTTCCCTACAAAAATGTTTCGATCGGGTGTTTACTTTCCTCCGGGAAAAAGCGAATACAAGGCCTGGATTTTGGAAGGAAGCGGTAAAATGACCTTGGCGTCTCGACCGGAGTTGTATTTCGTAACGCAGAACCGGGAAATGGATCGTCGAAGTAAGCTGTCGATTTCCATCTCAGGCGGATATCGAAAGATCTATCCGCGTACAATCAAGGGATTCAAGGGAGAATACATGGCTTTTCGAACTGTCAAGGGCAAGAATATCCTAAAAACGGAATGTATCTTACACCAAAATACGGATCCGCTTCGAACTTTGAACTTTTGGAGTCGAAGGCTTTTGGATCCAGAGCCTAGAAAGATCTGCTCTCAAATACGGATTCGAAAAAAAATCCATTCACCCGCAAAAAAAGTCCTAAGAAAACGTTTTAAAAAAAGGTCATGA
- a CDS encoding glycosyltransferase family 2 protein — MNTIPISVVIPTFNREDKIIKAISSVLAQTFRPKEIIIVDDGSTDSTIFKIGETFPNSFDGIRILSLEHKGVSHARNRGVEKASEDWIAFLDSDDEWLPEKLERQWKYCEKHPETKILQSQEIWIRNGRRVNPPVHLSKKNGWIFEQSLEFCSVTPSSVLLKKDLYEKQGGMDERLPACEDYDLWLRITSKTPVALLNEFLLVRYGGHKDQLSVRYPAMNRFRIYSIIKLLNSNLLNEGQRNRAEKALSIKWEILRQGRIKRNSWSEDLDFLLHSVMKDGLASSSGIRIQQFLLESRNWI, encoded by the coding sequence ATGAATACGATTCCGATTTCGGTCGTAATTCCGACTTTCAATCGGGAAGATAAAATTATCAAAGCGATTTCTTCCGTTTTGGCACAGACTTTTCGGCCAAAAGAAATCATCATAGTCGACGACGGATCGACGGATTCTACGATTTTCAAAATTGGGGAAACTTTTCCGAATTCTTTCGATGGAATTCGAATTCTTTCTTTAGAACATAAAGGAGTCAGTCACGCTAGAAATCGGGGAGTGGAAAAAGCCTCGGAGGATTGGATCGCATTTTTGGATTCTGACGACGAATGGCTGCCCGAAAAATTAGAACGTCAATGGAAGTATTGTGAAAAACATCCGGAAACAAAAATTCTTCAATCCCAAGAGATTTGGATTCGAAATGGTAGACGAGTAAATCCGCCCGTTCATCTCTCGAAAAAAAACGGATGGATCTTCGAGCAAAGTCTTGAGTTTTGTAGCGTTACTCCTTCTTCGGTTCTTTTGAAAAAGGATCTCTACGAAAAACAAGGTGGAATGGACGAGAGACTTCCCGCCTGCGAAGATTACGACCTTTGGTTGAGAATCACCTCTAAAACCCCGGTCGCTCTTTTGAATGAGTTTTTACTCGTCCGATACGGAGGACATAAGGATCAGCTTTCCGTTCGGTATCCGGCTATGAACCGTTTTCGAATTTATTCTATTATAAAATTATTAAATTCTAATTTATTAAACGAAGGGCAACGAAATCGCGCTGAAAAAGCTCTCTCTATAAAGTGGGAAATTTTAAGGCAAGGGAGAATAAAAAGGAACTCTTGGAGCGAAGATTTGGATTTTCTTTTGCACTCCGTTATGAAAGACGGATTGGCTTCTTCCTCCGGAATTCGTATTCAGCAATTCTTACTGGAAAGCAGGAATTGGATTTAA
- a CDS encoding YciI family protein, producing the protein MKQFIVVLRYLVPIETVDEHVIAHREYLSKGYEQKLLLASGPQEPRTGGIFIARAESRKEMESFCHRDPFYKNGVAEYQILEWNPVKYQKEFEFWL; encoded by the coding sequence ATGAAACAATTTATCGTAGTACTTCGTTATCTCGTTCCGATCGAAACCGTGGACGAGCATGTAATCGCACACAGAGAATATTTGTCCAAAGGATACGAGCAGAAACTGCTACTCGCATCCGGGCCTCAAGAGCCTAGAACCGGAGGAATCTTTATTGCGAGAGCAGAGTCCCGCAAAGAGATGGAATCCTTTTGCCACCGAGATCCTTTTTATAAAAACGGAGTCGCTGAATACCAGATTTTAGAGTGGAACCCAGTGAAATATCAAAAAGAATTTGAATTCTGGCTTTAA
- a CDS encoding leucine-rich repeat domain-containing protein: MYFQSVNIRFKKRFIIPLLICLFCKLQAQSNEGQTYRTLTEAFKNPMDVRVLNLNERQLTVLPKEIEKFQNLKQLDLSDNQLKVLPKEIGQLQNLQVLNLSANNLINLPKEIDQLQNLKRLNLSGNRLTTLPQEIGQLKKLEWLHVSHNRLTVLPKEIGQLQNLKELLLYGNSLTTLPEEIGQLQKFERLYLHDNQLTTLPQGLCKLQNLEQIYLHQNRLTSLPQEIGQLGKLWTLYLYSNELTTLPEEIGQLQNLRQLNLKLNNLTTLPKEIGQLQKLDNLDLSDNQLTSIPKEIGQLQNLRWLDLSGNPLVILPKEIGQLKNLYFLAMKGIPDLIPQKEKIRKLVPNATLNFGEGPKLKRENDSKSSKKKPKSARKLW, from the coding sequence ATGTATTTCCAATCCGTAAATATTCGTTTTAAAAAAAGATTCATAATACCGCTTTTGATCTGTCTTTTTTGCAAACTCCAAGCCCAATCAAACGAAGGACAAACATATCGCACTTTAACCGAAGCCTTTAAAAATCCGATGGATGTTCGAGTTCTGAATTTGAATGAAAGACAACTCACGGTTCTTCCAAAAGAAATTGAAAAATTCCAAAATCTGAAACAGTTAGATTTAAGCGACAATCAACTCAAAGTTCTTCCCAAAGAAATTGGACAACTGCAGAATTTACAAGTATTGAATCTAAGCGCCAATAACCTCATTAATCTTCCTAAAGAAATTGACCAGCTGCAAAATTTAAAACGGTTGAATCTAAGCGGTAATCGCCTTACTACCCTTCCCCAAGAAATTGGACAGTTGAAAAAGTTAGAATGGTTGCATGTAAGTCACAACCGTCTCACGGTTCTTCCTAAAGAAATCGGACAATTACAGAATTTAAAAGAACTATTGCTCTATGGCAACAGCCTCACGACTCTTCCAGAGGAAATCGGACAATTGCAAAAGTTCGAACGATTATACCTGCATGATAATCAACTTACGACTCTTCCTCAAGGGCTCTGCAAATTGCAAAACTTAGAACAGATCTATCTACATCAAAATAGACTTACATCTCTTCCTCAAGAGATCGGACAGTTGGGAAAGCTATGGACATTGTATTTATATAGTAATGAACTTACAACTCTTCCCGAAGAAATCGGGCAACTACAGAATTTACGTCAGTTAAATTTAAAACTCAACAATCTTACTACTCTTCCTAAAGAAATTGGACAACTGCAAAAATTAGACAATTTAGATTTGAGCGACAATCAACTCACATCGATTCCGAAAGAAATCGGACAATTACAAAACTTACGATGGTTGGATTTAAGCGGCAATCCGCTCGTTATTCTTCCTAAAGAAATCGGACAACTGAAAAACCTCTATTTTCTCGCAATGAAAGGTATTCCTGATTTAATTCCACAAAAAGAAAAAATCAGGAAATTAGTTCCAAATGCGACCCTGAATTTTGGAGAGGGACCAAAACTCAAAAGAGAAAACGACTCAAAGTCGTCAAAGAAAAAGCCAAAATCGGCGAGAAAATTATGGTAA